A DNA window from Anaerocolumna sp. AGMB13020 contains the following coding sequences:
- a CDS encoding BlaI/MecI/CopY family transcriptional regulator: MNDRNCKISDAEWLIMKVLWRNSPLTTTKIIEEVSKEAKWNPKTIHTLISRLVKKEALGVDKDSGQYKFYPIVTRDECIQEETGSFVRKIYEGSIYNLVANFIHDEKMTAEEMEELKKLLDEKLK; the protein is encoded by the coding sequence TTGAATGACCGTAACTGCAAAATATCTGATGCAGAATGGCTGATTATGAAGGTACTGTGGAGAAACTCACCTCTTACGACTACTAAAATAATAGAAGAAGTAAGCAAAGAAGCCAAATGGAATCCCAAAACCATCCATACACTAATTTCCCGTCTGGTAAAAAAAGAAGCGTTAGGTGTTGATAAAGATTCTGGTCAGTATAAATTCTATCCTATTGTGACCAGGGATGAATGCATACAGGAAGAAACCGGTTCTTTTGTTCGTAAAATTTATGAAGGCTCAATCTATAATTTAGTAGCTAATTTTATTCATGATGAGAAAATGACCGCTGAAGAAATGGAAGAATTAAAAAAACTTCTGGACGAAAAACTGAAATAA
- a CDS encoding M56 family metallopeptidase codes for MDIVILFERIFRLSLMGTVPAIGILLLKGILKDRLSARLHYYIWLLLIIRLALPFTFESPVSLFPYQPQKDMTVTRQTLTSSEAASPVYNNPTENGNSSFTSPVSNVNNNQHMNITGLISSSMVNFAYLWLAGVLLIWGYIILVNTFFFLKLKKYNLCTQTEILLTLAYCQTKLHIKSNVSIVYSEHIQSPMVWGVFHPRILLPKRLLQTLTQEELSFILLHELSHIKRRDLPLHLFGMIIQGIYWFNPVIWYSMYKMKQDCEISCDASVLGVLTEEDYKKYGLTILTIMKRIKELHLVPGTAGFVSKQNKRRIIMITQYKKTSVKWAVITLLCLTLLTGCASLTGSANSSDKERNDSTKSTGSANTTTPEAPTETQSNDAAEDENISVVNTVSFQKYFDLLGVSKDTLLETLAEEPSKIDEGGLEFKENGIRIWFNAEYTAVSQVFTDRTDIDFNGAKIGDKIDSFKAVFGEPVSDNNGDMHFKYDNGFISVNYDTQTEATFAVYLLSEDF; via the coding sequence ATGGATATTGTAATCTTATTTGAACGTATATTCAGGCTTTCACTTATGGGCACTGTACCTGCCATAGGTATCCTTCTTCTAAAAGGTATCTTAAAGGACCGACTCAGTGCAAGGCTTCATTATTATATCTGGTTACTATTGATAATAAGGCTTGCACTCCCGTTTACCTTTGAAAGCCCTGTTAGCTTATTCCCATATCAGCCTCAAAAGGATATGACCGTCACCAGACAGACTCTTACCAGCAGTGAAGCAGCCTCTCCTGTTTATAATAACCCCACAGAAAATGGCAATTCTTCCTTTACCTCCCCTGTAAGCAATGTGAACAATAACCAGCATATGAATATAACAGGTCTTATTTCCTCCAGTATGGTAAATTTTGCTTATCTATGGCTTGCTGGTGTACTGCTGATATGGGGTTATATAATCCTGGTTAATACTTTTTTCTTTCTAAAGTTAAAGAAATATAATCTCTGTACTCAAACAGAAATATTACTTACACTAGCTTACTGCCAAACAAAGCTTCATATAAAAAGTAACGTTTCTATTGTTTACAGTGAACACATACAATCACCTATGGTGTGGGGGGTCTTTCATCCCCGGATTCTCCTGCCAAAAAGACTGCTGCAAACACTAACGCAGGAGGAGCTTAGCTTTATCCTTCTGCATGAGTTATCTCATATTAAGAGAAGGGATTTGCCGCTTCATCTGTTTGGTATGATTATTCAAGGTATCTATTGGTTTAATCCGGTTATATGGTATTCCATGTATAAAATGAAACAGGATTGTGAAATATCCTGTGATGCCTCTGTCCTTGGGGTGTTGACAGAAGAGGATTATAAGAAATACGGACTTACAATCCTTACTATTATGAAAAGAATAAAAGAGCTGCATCTGGTTCCAGGAACCGCAGGATTCGTCAGCAAACAAAATAAAAGGAGAATAATCATGATTACACAATATAAAAAAACATCAGTAAAATGGGCAGTTATTACCTTATTATGCCTAACTCTGTTAACAGGTTGTGCCAGCCTGACCGGTTCAGCCAATTCCTCTGATAAAGAACGTAATGACAGTACAAAGAGTACCGGTTCAGCAAATACAACCACCCCGGAAGCTCCGACTGAAACCCAGAGCAATGATGCTGCAGAAGACGAAAATATTTCTGTCGTTAATACTGTAAGTTTTCAGAAATATTTCGATTTATTGGGAGTAAGTAAGGATACTTTATTAGAAACTCTTGCGGAAGAACCTTCTAAGATAGATGAAGGAGGGTTAGAATTTAAGGAAAACGGAATTAGAATCTGGTTTAATGCAGAATATACCGCTGTCAGCCAGGTCTTCACCGATCGGACAGATATAGATTTTAATGGAGCCAAAATCGGTGATAAGATAGACAGCTTCAAAGCAGTATTCGGTGAACCTGTCAGTGACAATAACGGTGATATGCATTTTAAATACGATAATGGATTTATTTCAGTAAATTATGATACTCAGACAGAAGCAACCTTTGCCGTATATCTTCTGAGTGAAGATTTCTAA
- a CDS encoding transposase, which translates to MITTRWKCYYHFVFISRYRKKVLHGKGREDVREISVVFPQKISISDFMGYLKGKSH; encoded by the coding sequence ATTATCACTACGAGATGGAAATGCTATTACCATTTTGTATTTATTTCAAGATATAGAAAGAAAGTGTTGCATGGGAAAGGCAGGGAAGATGTTAGAGAAATAAGTGTTGTATTTCCGCAAAAGATAAGTATTTCAGATTTTATGGGATACTTAAAAGGTAAAAGTCATTAA